The Pseudomonas asiatica genome has a segment encoding these proteins:
- the paaA gene encoding 1,2-phenylacetyl-CoA epoxidase subunit PaaA: MYAQLVETGVKRVKSLEEMSPEERNFQEKIDAEIKIEAKNWMPEAYRQTLIRQISQHAHSEIVGMLPEGNWVTRAPSLKRKLQLMAKIQDEAGHGLYLYSAMETLGADRDEEIAKLHSGKAKYSSIFNYPTLSWADMGAVGWLVDGAAIVNQVVLQRTSYGPYSRAMIRICKEESFHQRQGYEILLTMMRHGTQAQRDMVQDAIDRLWWPALMMFGPSDEHSPNSAQSMAWKIKRQTNDELRQRFIDQTVPQLELLGCTAPDPELKWNAERGHYDFGEIQWDEFYEVIKGNGPCNQERVATRRKAIEDGAWVREAAVAYARKQQNKNAA; the protein is encoded by the coding sequence ATGTACGCACAGCTAGTGGAAACCGGAGTCAAGCGCGTCAAGTCGCTGGAAGAGATGTCGCCCGAGGAGCGCAACTTCCAGGAAAAGATCGACGCCGAAATCAAGATCGAAGCCAAGAACTGGATGCCCGAGGCCTACCGCCAGACCCTGATCCGGCAGATCTCCCAGCACGCCCACTCGGAAATCGTCGGCATGCTGCCCGAAGGCAACTGGGTCACCCGTGCCCCCAGCCTCAAGCGCAAGCTGCAGCTGATGGCCAAGATCCAGGACGAAGCCGGCCACGGCCTGTACCTGTACAGCGCCATGGAAACCCTGGGCGCCGACCGTGACGAAGAAATCGCCAAGCTGCACAGTGGCAAGGCCAAGTACTCGAGCATCTTCAACTACCCCACCCTCAGCTGGGCCGACATGGGCGCAGTGGGCTGGCTGGTGGACGGCGCCGCCATCGTCAACCAGGTGGTGCTGCAGCGCACCTCCTACGGCCCGTATTCGCGCGCGATGATCCGCATCTGCAAGGAAGAGAGCTTCCACCAGCGCCAGGGCTACGAAATCCTCCTGACCATGATGCGCCACGGCACCCAGGCCCAGCGCGACATGGTCCAGGACGCGATCGACCGCCTGTGGTGGCCGGCACTGATGATGTTCGGCCCCAGCGACGAGCACTCCCCCAACAGCGCCCAGTCCATGGCCTGGAAGATCAAGCGCCAGACCAACGATGAGCTGCGCCAGCGCTTCATCGACCAGACCGTGCCGCAGCTCGAATTGCTCGGCTGCACCGCCCCCGATCCCGAGCTGAAGTGGAACGCCGAGCGCGGCCACTACGACTTCGGCGAAATCCAGTGGGACGAGTTCTACGAAGTGATCAAGGGCAATGGCCCATGCAACCAGGAACGCGTCGCCACCCGACGCAAGGCCATCGAGGACGGTGCCTGGGTACGCGAGGCCGCCGTGGCCTACGCGCGCAAGCAACAGAACAAGAACGCCGCCTGA
- the paaD gene encoding 1,2-phenylacetyl-CoA epoxidase subunit PaaD encodes MQPGELIAGDRGARAPRGDDLARAWAVLAQVMDPEVPVVSVVDLGIVRDLGWHAGHLHLVVTPTYSGCPATEVIEGDIRQALEQAGFPAPALERRLTPAWSTDWISELGRERLRAYGIAPPQGSASKRSLLGEAPQVCCPQCGSAHTELLSQFGSTACKALYRCRECLEPFDYFKCI; translated from the coding sequence ATGCAACCTGGTGAGCTGATTGCAGGCGACCGTGGCGCCCGCGCGCCACGCGGCGACGACCTGGCCCGGGCCTGGGCGGTACTGGCCCAGGTCATGGACCCGGAAGTGCCCGTGGTCAGCGTGGTCGACCTGGGGATCGTGCGCGACCTCGGCTGGCACGCCGGGCACTTGCACCTGGTCGTCACGCCGACTTACTCCGGCTGCCCGGCCACCGAGGTGATCGAAGGGGATATCCGCCAGGCGCTGGAACAGGCCGGTTTCCCCGCCCCGGCTCTGGAGCGCCGGCTGACCCCGGCCTGGAGCACCGACTGGATCAGCGAACTGGGCCGCGAGCGCCTGCGCGCCTACGGCATCGCCCCGCCACAGGGCAGCGCCAGCAAACGCAGCCTGCTCGGCGAGGCGCCGCAGGTGTGCTGCCCGCAGTGCGGCAGCGCCCATACCGAATTGCTCAGCCAGTTCGGTTCCACGGCTTGCAAGGCGCTTTACCGCTGCCGCGAGTGCCTGGAGCCGTTCGACTATTTCAAATGCATTTGA
- the pcaF gene encoding 3-oxoadipyl-CoA thiolase: MTEHTQADALIIDAVRTPIGRYAGALSGVRADDLAAIPLKALIQRHPELDWKAIDDVILGCANQAGEDNRNVAHMASLLAGLPIEVPGTTINRLCGSGLDAIGNAARALRCGEAGLMLAGGVESMSRAPFVMGKAEQAFGRAAELFDTTIGWRFVNPLMKAAFGTDSMPETAENVAQQFGISRADQDAFALRSQHKAAAAQARGRLAREIVPVEIPQRKGPAKVVEHDEHPRGDTTLEQLARLGTPFREGGSVTAGNASGVNDGACALLLASSTAARRHGLKARGRIVGMAVAGVEPRLMGIGPVPATRKVLELTGLSLADMDVIELNEAFAAQGLAVLRELGLADDDERVNRNGGAIAFGHPLGMSGARLVTTALHELEETAGRYALCTMCIGVGQGIAMVIERL, from the coding sequence CCATCGGCCGATATGCCGGCGCCTTGAGCGGCGTGCGCGCCGATGACCTGGCCGCCATCCCGCTCAAGGCCCTGATCCAGCGCCACCCCGAACTGGACTGGAAAGCCATCGACGACGTCATCCTCGGCTGCGCCAACCAGGCTGGCGAGGACAACCGCAACGTCGCGCACATGGCCAGCTTGCTGGCCGGGTTGCCGATCGAAGTGCCGGGCACCACCATCAACCGCCTGTGTGGCTCCGGCCTGGATGCCATCGGCAATGCAGCCCGCGCCCTGCGCTGCGGCGAAGCCGGGCTGATGCTGGCCGGCGGCGTGGAGTCGATGTCACGCGCGCCGTTCGTCATGGGCAAGGCGGAGCAGGCGTTCGGCCGTGCGGCCGAACTGTTCGACACCACCATCGGCTGGCGTTTCGTCAACCCGCTGATGAAGGCGGCCTTCGGCACCGACTCGATGCCGGAAACGGCCGAGAACGTTGCGCAGCAGTTTGGTATTTCCCGCGCCGACCAGGACGCCTTTGCCCTGCGCAGCCAGCACAAGGCCGCCGCCGCCCAGGCACGCGGGCGCCTGGCACGGGAAATCGTGCCAGTCGAGATCCCGCAGCGCAAAGGCCCGGCCAAAGTGGTCGAGCACGACGAACATCCCCGCGGCGACACCACCCTGGAGCAACTGGCCAGGCTGGGTACCCCGTTCCGTGAGGGCGGTAGCGTCACCGCTGGCAATGCTTCCGGGGTCAACGATGGTGCCTGCGCCCTGCTGCTCGCCAGCAGCACCGCCGCCCGCCGTCATGGCCTGAAGGCTCGCGGCCGAATCGTCGGCATGGCGGTGGCCGGGGTCGAACCACGGCTGATGGGCATCGGCCCGGTGCCGGCTACCCGCAAGGTGCTGGAGCTTACCGGGTTGTCGCTGGCCGACATGGACGTCATCGAGCTCAACGAGGCCTTTGCCGCCCAGGGCCTTGCGGTACTGCGCGAGCTCGGCCTGGCCGACGACGACGAGCGGGTCAACCGCAACGGCGGTGCCATCGCCTTCGGCCACCCGTTGGGCATGAGCGGTGCACGCCTGGTCACCACCGCGTTGCACGAGCTGGAAGAAACCGCCGGACGCTACGCCCTGTGCACCATGTGCATCGGCGTTGGCCAAGGCATCGCGATGGTCATCGAACGCCTCTGA
- a CDS encoding DUF485 domain-containing protein, which yields MTPERIESIANHPDFQHLVQRKRRLNGSLTLAMLVIYYGFVLLVAFSPSTLGQSLSGGVTTVGMLVGVLMVLLSFALTGIYVHRANNVLDPLNDKVKQECAQ from the coding sequence ATGACACCCGAACGCATCGAAAGCATCGCCAACCACCCCGACTTCCAGCACCTGGTGCAGCGCAAACGCCGCCTCAACGGCAGCCTGACCCTGGCCATGCTGGTGATCTACTACGGCTTCGTCCTGCTGGTGGCGTTCTCCCCCAGCACCCTCGGCCAGTCCCTCAGTGGTGGCGTCACCACCGTCGGCATGCTGGTGGGCGTGCTGATGGTGCTGCTGTCCTTCGCCCTGACCGGTATCTACGTGCACCGCGCCAACAACGTGCTCGACCCGCTCAACGACAAGGTCAAGCAGGAGTGCGCACAATGA
- the paaK gene encoding phenylacetate--CoA ligase PaaK, which produces MNMYHDADRALLDPMETASVDALRQHQLERLRWSLKHAYDNVPLYRQRFAECGAHPDDLKCLEDLARFPFTGKNDLRDNYPYGMFAVPQQEVVRLHASSGTTGKPTVVGYTQNDIDTWANVVARSIRAAGGRKGDKVHVSYGYGLFTGGLGAHYGAERLGCTVIPMSGGQTEKQVQLIRDFQPDIIMVTPSYMLNLADEIERQGIDPQDLKLRLGIFGAEPWTDELRRSIEQRLGIDALDIYGLSEIMGPGVAMECIETKDGPTIWEDHFYPEIIDPVTGAVLPDGQLGELVFTSLSKEALPMVRYRTRDLTRLLPGTARPMRRIGKITGRSDDMLIIRGVNVFPTQIEEQVLKIKQLSELYEIHLYRNGNLDSVEVHVELRAECQHLDEGQRKVLTGELTKQIKTYIGISTQVRLQPCGTLKRSEGKACHVFDKRLAS; this is translated from the coding sequence ATGAACATGTACCATGATGCCGATCGTGCCCTGTTGGACCCGATGGAAACCGCCAGTGTCGACGCCCTGCGCCAGCACCAGCTGGAGCGCCTGCGCTGGAGCCTGAAGCACGCCTACGACAACGTGCCGCTGTACCGCCAGCGCTTTGCCGAGTGCGGCGCCCACCCCGACGACCTCAAGTGCCTGGAAGACCTGGCGAGGTTCCCCTTCACCGGCAAGAACGACCTGCGCGACAACTACCCCTACGGCATGTTCGCCGTGCCCCAGCAAGAGGTGGTGCGCCTGCACGCCTCCAGTGGCACTACCGGCAAGCCGACGGTGGTGGGCTACACCCAGAACGACATCGACACCTGGGCCAACGTGGTCGCCCGCTCGATCCGTGCCGCGGGTGGGCGCAAGGGGGACAAGGTGCATGTCTCCTACGGCTACGGCCTGTTCACCGGCGGGCTTGGCGCGCATTACGGTGCCGAGCGCCTGGGCTGCACGGTAATCCCCATGTCCGGTGGCCAGACCGAGAAGCAGGTGCAGCTGATTCGCGACTTCCAGCCCGACATCATCATGGTCACCCCCTCCTACATGCTCAACCTGGCCGACGAGATCGAGCGCCAGGGCATCGACCCGCAAGACCTCAAGCTGCGCCTGGGCATATTCGGCGCCGAGCCGTGGACCGACGAGCTGCGCCGCTCTATCGAGCAACGGCTGGGCATCGATGCCCTCGACATTTATGGCCTGTCGGAAATCATGGGGCCTGGGGTGGCGATGGAGTGCATCGAAACCAAGGATGGCCCGACCATCTGGGAGGACCATTTCTACCCCGAGATCATCGACCCGGTCACCGGTGCGGTGCTGCCGGACGGCCAACTGGGCGAACTGGTGTTCACCTCACTGAGCAAGGAAGCGTTGCCCATGGTGCGCTACCGCACCCGCGACCTCACTCGCCTGCTGCCCGGCACCGCCAGGCCGATGCGGCGGATCGGCAAGATCACCGGCCGCAGCGATGACATGCTGATCATTCGCGGGGTCAACGTGTTCCCGACCCAGATCGAGGAGCAGGTGCTAAAAATAAAACAGCTTTCCGAGCTTTATGAGATTCATCTGTATCGCAATGGCAACCTGGACAGTGTCGAGGTGCATGTGGAACTGCGTGCGGAGTGCCAGCACCTCGATGAAGGCCAGCGCAAGGTGTTGACCGGTGAGCTGACCAAGCAGATCAAGACCTACATCGGCATCAGCACCCAGGTGCGCCTGCAGCCCTGCGGCACGCTCAAGCGTTCCGAGGGCAAGGCCTGCCACGTGTTCGACAAACGGTTGGCCAGCTGA
- the paaB gene encoding 1,2-phenylacetyl-CoA epoxidase subunit PaaB — MSVWTLYEVFVRSKHGLNHKHVGSVHAADAAMAIENARELYTRRSEGVSLWVVPSALITASSPDEKDPLFAPADDKVYRHASFYELPDEVGHM; from the coding sequence ATGTCTGTCTGGACCCTCTACGAAGTGTTCGTGCGCAGCAAGCACGGCCTTAACCACAAGCATGTCGGCAGCGTGCACGCCGCCGATGCTGCCATGGCCATCGAAAACGCCCGCGAGCTGTACACCCGCCGCAGCGAAGGCGTGAGCCTGTGGGTGGTGCCCTCGGCACTGATCACCGCCTCTTCCCCGGACGAGAAAGACCCGCTGTTCGCCCCGGCGGACGACAAGGTCTACCGCCATGCCAGCTTCTACGAACTGCCCGACGAAGTCGGACACATGTGA
- the paaC gene encoding 1,2-phenylacetyl-CoA epoxidase subunit PaaC: MHNETLVPYLLLLGDSALVQGQRLCEWCGRAPAIEEELALMNVGLDLVGQARNWLEYAAELLDDGRDADALAFRRDERAYRNLLLVEQPNGDFAVTMTKQFFYDAWHFAMLQGLVGSNDERIAGIAAKALKEVTYHLRRSSEWVQRLGGGTEESRQRMLAAIPALWRFTVELAAGSDNEVHLAQAGIAADPAAVGAAWLKQVGETFASVELPLPKAASHFYLDGRKGLHTEHLGLLLAEMQFLPRAYPDATW; the protein is encoded by the coding sequence ATGCACAACGAAACCCTTGTCCCCTACCTGCTGCTGCTCGGCGACAGTGCCCTGGTGCAGGGCCAGCGCCTCTGCGAATGGTGTGGCCGCGCCCCGGCCATCGAAGAAGAACTGGCCCTGATGAACGTCGGCCTCGACCTGGTAGGCCAGGCGCGCAACTGGCTGGAGTACGCCGCCGAGCTGCTCGATGATGGCCGTGACGCCGACGCCCTGGCCTTCCGCCGTGACGAGCGCGCCTATCGCAACCTGTTGCTGGTCGAGCAGCCCAACGGCGACTTCGCCGTGACCATGACCAAACAGTTCTTCTATGACGCCTGGCATTTCGCCATGCTTCAGGGCCTGGTCGGCTCGAACGACGAGCGTATCGCCGGTATCGCCGCCAAGGCCCTGAAGGAAGTCACCTACCACCTGCGCCGCTCCAGCGAGTGGGTGCAACGCCTGGGCGGTGGCACCGAAGAAAGCCGCCAGCGCATGCTCGCGGCCATCCCGGCACTGTGGCGCTTCACCGTCGAGCTGGCTGCCGGTAGCGACAATGAAGTGCACCTGGCACAGGCGGGTATCGCCGCCGACCCCGCTGCCGTCGGCGCGGCCTGGCTCAAGCAGGTTGGCGAGACCTTCGCTTCGGTCGAGCTGCCGCTGCCCAAGGCCGCCAGCCACTTTTACCTGGACGGTCGCAAAGGCCTGCACACCGAGCACCTGGGCCTGCTGCTGGCCGAGATGCAGTTCCTGCCAAGGGCGTATCCCGATGCAACCTGGTGA
- the paaE gene encoding 1,2-phenylacetyl-CoA epoxidase subunit PaaE codes for MSQFHSLTIKQVRNETRDAVSIAFDVPEHLQAQFRFTQGQYLVMRTQLDNEEVRRSYSICSAVQDGELRVAVKRVPGGRFSAFANDVLKAGQQLEVMPPSGSFFVPLEPACQGNYLGVAAGSGITPILSIIATTLASEPHSRFTLLYGNRSSSGALFRDKLEDLKNRYLDRLNLIFVFSREQQDVDLYNGRIDADKCGQLFSRWMDVANLDAAFICGPQAMTETVRDSLRANGLAKERIHFELFAAAGSEARREAREAARQVDSALSHITVISDGRALTFDLPRNTQNVLDAGNAIGAELPYSCKAGVCSTCKCRVIEGEVEMDSNHALEDYEVAAGYVLSCQTYPVSDKVVLDFDQL; via the coding sequence ATGAGCCAGTTTCACAGCCTGACCATCAAGCAAGTGCGCAACGAGACCCGCGATGCGGTGTCGATTGCCTTCGACGTGCCCGAGCACCTGCAGGCGCAGTTCCGTTTCACCCAGGGCCAGTACCTGGTCATGCGTACCCAGCTGGACAACGAAGAAGTCCGCCGTTCCTACTCCATCTGCAGTGCCGTGCAGGACGGCGAACTGCGTGTGGCGGTAAAGCGCGTGCCTGGCGGGCGCTTCTCGGCATTTGCCAATGACGTGCTCAAGGCCGGCCAGCAACTGGAAGTGATGCCGCCGTCGGGCAGCTTCTTCGTACCACTGGAACCGGCTTGCCAGGGCAACTACCTGGGCGTGGCTGCCGGCAGCGGCATCACCCCGATCCTGTCGATCATCGCCACTACCCTGGCCAGCGAGCCACACAGCCGCTTCACCCTGCTGTACGGCAACCGCTCCAGCTCTGGCGCACTGTTCCGCGACAAGCTGGAAGACCTGAAGAACCGTTACCTCGACCGCCTGAACCTGATTTTCGTGTTCAGCCGCGAGCAGCAGGATGTCGACCTGTACAACGGCCGCATCGATGCCGACAAGTGCGGCCAGCTGTTCTCGCGCTGGATGGACGTTGCCAACCTGGACGCTGCATTCATCTGCGGCCCGCAGGCGATGACCGAGACGGTGCGCGACAGCCTGCGGGCCAATGGCCTGGCCAAGGAACGCATCCATTTCGAGCTGTTCGCCGCCGCCGGCAGCGAAGCCCGTCGTGAAGCCCGCGAGGCGGCGCGCCAGGTGGACTCGGCGCTCAGCCACATCACCGTGATCAGCGACGGCCGCGCCCTCACCTTCGACCTGCCACGCAACACCCAGAACGTGCTGGACGCCGGCAACGCCATCGGCGCCGAACTGCCGTACTCGTGCAAGGCCGGCGTGTGCTCGACCTGCAAGTGCCGGGTAATCGAGGGCGAAGTGGAGATGGACAGCAACCATGCCCTGGAGGACTACGAAGTGGCGGCCGGGTACGTGCTGTCATGCCAGACCTACCCGGTGAGCGACAAGGTAGTGCTCGATTTCGACCAGCTGTAG